One Brassica napus cultivar Da-Ae chromosome A1, Da-Ae, whole genome shotgun sequence genomic region harbors:
- the LOC125578553 gene encoding terpenoid synthase 25-like produces MEASKMCFGLKTLPNVHNGPLCHNTNLSLIPCDLLQNNTLFSQKPTKHLLCVKAESSGDLESTRPLTYFPPSTWGDYFLSVPVDDSDFEALEQEIESVMKPKVRDILMRPYNSDKEKIRIIHLLISLAIAHYFESEIEEILHQAYQKLDELISEEGDLETIAIMFEVFRLYRHKMSCGKLTTFFLMCFISFLYSHTHIYIQWDLGAMEELPSSMRIIYQSVLKTVEDIDREMKARGKFGSLQPTIDETKSLMILYVALAKWAHAGHVPSFEDYMEIGISTPGLDDMAAYGFISMDDCDEKQLNEWFSSKPKIFEALNTAFRLRNDIVTFEQELSRGQVANGVNCYMKQHGVTKEAAVEVLRKMEPGNYKIMMEEFVSSKAMPRQILVRAVNIARVMDLYYKDGDGYSHPDQNLKDLIVSLFLCSIPL; encoded by the exons ATGGAAGCAtcaaaaatgtgttttggtcTTAAAACTCTCCCTAACGTTCACAACGGCCCTCTCTGTCATAACACCAACCTCTCTCTCATTCCTTGCGATTTGCTTCAAAATAACACTCTTTTCTCCCAGAAACCCACAAAACACTTGTTATGTGTAAAGGCTGAGAGTAGTGGCGATCTTGAGAGTACTCGTCCATTGACGTATTTTCCTCCATCTACTTGGGGAGATTACTTCCTCTCTGTTCCCGTCGATGACTCT GATTTTGAGGCACTTGAGCAAGAAATTGAATCTGTGATGAAGCCTAAAGTAAGAGACATCCTCATGCGTCCTTACAATAGCGACAAGGAGAAGATTCGTATTATCCATTTGCTTATCAGCCTTGCAATCGCTCACTATTTTGAGAGCGAAATAGAAGAGATTCTACACCAGGCTTACCAAAAGCTGGACGAGTTAATTTCAGAAGAAGGTGATCTGGAAACAATTGCAATCATGTTTGAAGTTTTCAGACTATACAGACACAAGATGTCTTGCGGTAAATTgaccactttttttttaatgtgttttatcaGTTTTCTttattcacacacacacatatatataca GTGGGATCTTGGTGCCATGGAAGAACTACCAAGCTCTATGAGAATCATCTACCAAAGTGTGTTAAAAACGGTTGAAGATATTGATCGAGAAATGAAAGCTCGAGGAAAATTCGGTAGTTTGCAACCAACTATAGATGAG ACTAAGAGTCTGATGATATTGTATGTGGCGTTAGCAAAATGGGCACACGCAGGTCACGTGCCAAGCTTTGAGGACTACATGGAGATTGGTATCTCCACACCTGGACTGGATGACATGGCAGCCTACGGATTTATATCGATGGATGATTGTGATGAGAAGCAATTGAATGAGTGGTTCAGCTCCAAACCCAAAATATTTGAAGCTTTAAATACTGCATTTCGTCTTAGAAATGACATTGTCACTTTTGAG CAAGAGCTGAGCAGAGGACAGGTGGCTAATGGCGTCAACTGTTACATGAAGCAACATGGTGTTACCAAAGAAGCAGCGGTTGAAGTATTGAGGAAGATGGAACCAGGTAATTATAAGATAATGATGGAGGAATTTGTTTCGTCAAAAGCTATGCCACGACAAATTCTGGTGCGAGCAGTCAACATTGCACGTGTGATGGATTTGTATTACAAGGATGGTGATGGATATAGTCATCCTGATCAAAACCTAAAAGACCTTATTGTCTCTTTGTTCCTCTGTTCAATTCCTCTTTGA